TGTAACCAAAAATCATGTTAGCAACAGCTACTGGACCTGCCATAACACCTAAAACTGCAAAAGACATCAATACATATAAATTTATATTTTTTTTCATAATGATCTCCTATAAGTTAAATGCAGGTAATACATTGTATTGAATATCAATTGCATAAAATACAAAGGCTACTAATATTGCGGTAAAGGCCAATAAATTAAAAGCCAACTTTTCTTTCTCTGGTTTTTTATAAACCAAGTACGATACGTATAGTAATAAACATAATTCTAGGAATTCCATAAATTACCTCCTCTTTTGTTTTAAACTTAAATATTAATTAATTATATATATAGTATAATATTTTAACAATATTCCGATTATTATTGAAAATATTAACTTTTATCTATTACTATATAAAAGAATGCTATAATGCAAAGTAGTAAAAATCCTTATATATAGCTTATTCAAGCTTTAAACTTAAATAATAATTAATTAATAAAGTAATTATATATTTTAATTTTATTAATTACTATACAAAAAATGCTAAATTTTGTTCATTACTATACAAAAAATGCTATATTTTGAATTTTTAGTAAAATAATATATTAAAGGGATAAAAGAAAATATGAAATCACTTAACTTATCTAGTTATAATTTATATATTGAGAAAGTATTAGATGAAATTGAATGTAATTTAGATCATAATTTATCTATTGAGAAGTTGGCTTCTTTGGCAGGTTATTCACCATTTCATTTTCAAAGGCTATTTAAAGATTATGTAGGTGAAAGTGTTCATCAATATATAAAAAGATTAAGAGTAGAAAAAACCGCATTAATGTTAAAATATCAATATAACAATATAACAGATTCTGCAATTAGAACTGGCTTCAACAACAATATTTCACTTACTAGAGCATTTAAAAGTATATATAACTGTTCTCCAAAAGAGTATAAAGATCAATTTAGATTAAATAAAAAATTTGATACTCCATCATTTGAAGTTGTAAATATTGATGATCTAAAAGTTTTTTTTGTAAGAGTATGTGGAGATTATAATTATTCTGAAAAAGCTTCTTGGATGGAGGTTGAAAACAAATTTGAACAATTATCTCAAAATAATCTTCAATATATCTCCATATGTTACAATGAACCTTCAATTACTTTAGACAAAACAAACTTGAGATATGAAGCTTGTATTTTATATGAAAAAAACAAACATTCACATATATCAGACTTACCAGTAAAAATTATAAGAGGTGGTAAGTATGCAAAATTTTCATTCTCTGGTACTTTAGATGAGTTTGATAATTTTTTTAATATTGTATTTGATACTTTCTATCATGATAAAAATTATCAGATATCTTTAAAACCATCTTTTCAATTTCATCATAATTCATATAAAGACTTATTATTTGGTACTACTACAACTGATTTATTTATACCTATTGACTAATAGTTTTTAACTTTTTTTTAATAAATTATATTAAAATATTATTTGTTAAAAAAATTTAAATAAAAAAAGGGGAAACAACATATGTTGTTTCCCCTTTGTAAAAAACTTGTAAAAATAGTAGATTATCTTTTTGAGAACTGTACTGATTTTCTTGCTTTTTTTCTTCCGTATTTTTTTCTCTCAACGCTTCTTGCATCTCTTGTTAATAAACCATATGGTTTTAAAATTGCTCTAAATTGCTCATCATAAGCAACTAAAGCTCTTGAAATACCGTGTCTTACTGCATCTGCTTGTGCAGAATATCCACCACCTAGTGTTTTAACTACGATATTTACAGAAGTTTCTTGTTTTGATACTTCTAATGGTTGTGTAACTCTTTTTTTAATTGATTCAAGACCACCTAACCACTCATCTAAAGATTGACCGTTGATTGTAAGTTGACCATTACCATTCTCTAGCCATACTTTAGCTACAGCTGATTTTCTTCTTCCTGTTGCGTAAACTTTTGCCATTAGTCTTATCCTTTAATTTGCGCAGTATGAGGGTGCTCAGAACCTGCATATACTTTTAATTTTTTTAACATATCTTTACCAAGTTTTGTTTTTGGTAACATACCTCTAGTAGCTAATTTATATAACTTCTCAGGGTTTTTTTCAAACATATCTGACATTTTGTGAGTTTTTGTACTTCCAAAATATCCTGAGTGAGTATAATAATTTTTGCTTTCTAGTTTATTTCCAGAAAATTTTGCTTTTGAAGCGTTAATAATAATAACGTAATCTCCGCAATCTACATGAGGAGTGTAAGATGGTTTATGCTTACCTCTTAAGATAGTAGCAACTTCAGTAATAATTCTACCAAATACTTTATTAGTTGCATCTACTACTACCCAATCTCTCTCGATTTCGTTAGCTTTTGCCATTTGAGTAAATTTCATTTATTTCTCCGATTTGATTAATGAGGTGAAATAATAGTCTAATAAAACTTAAAAAATACTTAAATTAAGTAATTTTTAATATTTTATTATAAATTCAGAACCTTGATGAAGTTTACTCTTTATTTCGAGTTTAAAATTGTGTAGTGATAAGATAGATTGAACGATAAAAAGCCCAAGACCCAAAGAGTTATTCCATCCATTCTTTGATACTCTATAAAATTTTCTATTAATTAAATCTAGTTCTTTCTCATCTATTCCAATGCCTTTATCTATAATGCTTATTGAAGAGGGTGTGATTTTAATAATTACATCATTTTCTGAATATTTTAAAGCATTCTCCACTAAATTTGATATTGCCATTTCCATTAAAGTTTCATCAAGCTTTAAAATTACATCTTCCCCTTCTATTGTAATCTCATGATCTTTATATTTATCTTTTAAATCTGATACTGCAAAATCACAAAGTTTTTTTATTGAACAGCTTTGTGTTGTAATTTGTTGTTTACCCTCTTCAAGTTTTAATGATAATCTTAGTTTATCGATTATTTGTGACATTTTATTACCATTTGTTTGAATTTTATGAAGAAATTTTTTTCTCATATTTTCAGGTAAATCCAAATCAGTTAGTAAAGTTTCACTATATCCAGAAATAATAGCAATAGGATTCTTGAATTCATGGGATATTGCAGAAATTATTTCATCTTTTTGTCTATTTGCAAGTTTTAGTTTTGCTGTTTGTTTTGACTTTTGTTTCTCTTTTTTAGAAAGTTTAGAAGAAACTTTGTTTAAAAATCTTGCTATTTTATTGAACTCTTGTGTATAGTTTGAACTTATTTGATAGTTTGGTCTTCCATCACTTAAATCAATTAAATATTTCAAAATAGCATCTGTTTCATTTTTTATTTTAATACTAATAAAATAAGTAGCAAAAAATGCCAAAATCAAAAATAGCGTAATTATTGCTATGACATGAAAAGATAATTTAAAAAAGTTTTCTTGAATTTTATCTGTATAATCAGCAAGTCTTATGTAATAAATAGCATCATTTAATTTTATTTTTTTTGCCACATACAAAAGCTCTTTATTTATTGAATCTGAAAATCTTATGCTTTTCCCATAATCATCATATCTAGCATGAATGATTTCATCTCTTTTTAAGTGATTGTCCATTGATTTCTTATCTTTATCACTTTCTGTAATAACATTACCTTTTTCATCAATTATTGTAATTCTAAGGTTTGTTTTATTTTTAAATTTGTTTACTATTTTTTCTATATCTTTAATATTATTTAATACAAGTGATATTGAATCAATATTTTGAGAAAGATTTTTTTCTATTTGTTCCATATAAATATTTTTTGACCAAAAATAAGTAGTGAAACTAATACTTAAAAATATAAGAAAAAATATAATAATAAAAGTTCTTAAAAAAAGTTGATGAATTTTTAACAAAAGATATATCCCTCACCTCTAATAGATTTTATATACTCTTTTTCACCCTTTGGGTCTATTTTTGCTTTTAATCTTTTAACTGCAACATTTACTGTTTTTAGTTTTTTTTCAATTGAATCTTCCCATACAGTATTTAATAAGTGTTCCCTTGACATTAAAATATCTTTATTTTTTACAAATTCTAGTAGCAAGTCATGTTCTAAATGTGTTAAATCAATAGCTTCATTATTAATATAAAATCTTTTATTATTTGCTTTATATACAATATCTTTGACTTTTAAAACCTCTATATCTTTAGATGTTCTTTTTAATACAGCTTTTACTCTTGCACATAACTCTTTTAGATTAAATGGTTTTGTAATATAGTCATCTGCATATGATTCAAAACCTTCTAAAATATCTTCATCTTTGTCTTTTGCTGTAACATAAATTACAGGGTTTACATAACCTTTTGATCTTATTTTTGAAATAAATGTAGCACCATCAATACCTGGAAGATTTCTATCCATTAAAATTAAATCAACATTTTCTTCATCCAAAATTTTATCAATTACTTTATTAATACTCAAACATCCAATTGTTTCATATCCTTCTTTTTGTAAGGTATATTCAAGTAACTCTAAAATATCTTCTTCATCTTCAACAATTAATATTAATTTATTTTTCATCTATTTCTTCTTTTGTTAAAATATCTTTTTTACTTGGAGAGTATTTTATAGCAAGTATTCTAAATATAAAGAAAACCAAAATCACAAATAGTAGAAATAGTATAGTAAAATAATCTTTTTCTGCATGTGATGTGTATATGATAACATCTCTTATTAAGAAAATTATAAATATATCGATTACAAATCTAAGCCTTAGTTTTGCTTTTTTTATAAAGTCAGAAATCATTTTCATAACTTCCATTATTACGATAAATTCTAACATTAAAACAATTGTTCTTTGAAAGTCTAATTTTACAGCAAGAATTATTATAAAAATAATAGTTGCTGCAAGAAATTCATAGTTATTCTCAAAATAATTTCTAATTTTTTGAATGGCTTTTTTCATATATTATTGTTCTAATTCTCCACCTATGTATGCAAATACAATTAAATTTGCAATACTTGTAGCTCTATCAGCACATTTTTCTAGTTTTCTTAAACTACTTAGTAAGTTAAAGTAATCTCTAGAAAGTTCTTGGTTTTTTGAAATAAGTTTTAGAATGTTTTTTTCAACCATCGCATATAAGTCATCTGTTTTACTCTCTTCAACTAATACTTTATTAAAACTCTCTTCT
The window above is part of the Malaciobacter marinus genome. Proteins encoded here:
- a CDS encoding phosphate-starvation-inducible PsiE family protein, with amino-acid sequence MKKAIQKIRNYFENNYEFLAATIIFIIILAVKLDFQRTIVLMLEFIVIMEVMKMISDFIKKAKLRLRFVIDIFIIFLIRDVIIYTSHAEKDYFTILFLLFVILVFFIFRILAIKYSPSKKDILTKEEIDEK
- a CDS encoding AraC family transcriptional regulator; protein product: MKSLNLSSYNLYIEKVLDEIECNLDHNLSIEKLASLAGYSPFHFQRLFKDYVGESVHQYIKRLRVEKTALMLKYQYNNITDSAIRTGFNNNISLTRAFKSIYNCSPKEYKDQFRLNKKFDTPSFEVVNIDDLKVFFVRVCGDYNYSEKASWMEVENKFEQLSQNNLQYISICYNEPSITLDKTNLRYEACILYEKNKHSHISDLPVKIIRGGKYAKFSFSGTLDEFDNFFNIVFDTFYHDKNYQISLKPSFQFHHNSYKDLLFGTTTTDLFIPID
- a CDS encoding response regulator transcription factor, translating into MKNKLILIVEDEEDILELLEYTLQKEGYETIGCLSINKVIDKILDEENVDLILMDRNLPGIDGATFISKIRSKGYVNPVIYVTAKDKDEDILEGFESYADDYITKPFNLKELCARVKAVLKRTSKDIEVLKVKDIVYKANNKRFYINNEAIDLTHLEHDLLLEFVKNKDILMSREHLLNTVWEDSIEKKLKTVNVAVKRLKAKIDPKGEKEYIKSIRGEGYIFC
- the rplM gene encoding 50S ribosomal protein L13, with product MKFTQMAKANEIERDWVVVDATNKVFGRIITEVATILRGKHKPSYTPHVDCGDYVIIINASKAKFSGNKLESKNYYTHSGYFGSTKTHKMSDMFEKNPEKLYKLATRGMLPKTKLGKDMLKKLKVYAGSEHPHTAQIKG
- a CDS encoding ATP-binding protein, yielding MEQIEKNLSQNIDSISLVLNNIKDIEKIVNKFKNKTNLRITIIDEKGNVITESDKDKKSMDNHLKRDEIIHARYDDYGKSIRFSDSINKELLYVAKKIKLNDAIYYIRLADYTDKIQENFFKLSFHVIAIITLFLILAFFATYFISIKIKNETDAILKYLIDLSDGRPNYQISSNYTQEFNKIARFLNKVSSKLSKKEKQKSKQTAKLKLANRQKDEIISAISHEFKNPIAIISGYSETLLTDLDLPENMRKKFLHKIQTNGNKMSQIIDKLRLSLKLEEGKQQITTQSCSIKKLCDFAVSDLKDKYKDHEITIEGEDVILKLDETLMEMAISNLVENALKYSENDVIIKITPSSISIIDKGIGIDEKELDLINRKFYRVSKNGWNNSLGLGLFIVQSILSLHNFKLEIKSKLHQGSEFIIKY
- the rpsI gene encoding 30S ribosomal protein S9, with the protein product MAKVYATGRRKSAVAKVWLENGNGQLTINGQSLDEWLGGLESIKKRVTQPLEVSKQETSVNIVVKTLGGGYSAQADAVRHGISRALVAYDEQFRAILKPYGLLTRDARSVERKKYGRKKARKSVQFSKR